A single window of Flagellimonas maritima DNA harbors:
- a CDS encoding YybH family protein has protein sequence MNKIRRILNISILLFSLVLIIPIRASAQNEKIKKEIIKNGETIRKAFSDGDVEKIKSLHHPDVIKALGYTDLKIGRDEVMDGLVEILENFKLEFVKNDVENILIRDNIAIEQTMFSIKGTPKAGGEPFIFNGRTVVTYIRYDKSPTGWATIREIIQPETK, from the coding sequence ATGAACAAAATCCGAAGAATACTGAACATCTCAATATTATTATTTTCATTGGTTCTCATCATCCCAATAAGGGCAAGTGCGCAAAATGAAAAAATTAAGAAAGAAATTATTAAAAATGGAGAAACAATCCGAAAAGCATTTTCAGATGGAGACGTTGAAAAAATCAAATCCCTTCACCATCCTGATGTAATTAAAGCCCTTGGCTATACCGATCTTAAAATTGGAAGAGATGAAGTCATGGACGGGCTGGTTGAAATCTTAGAAAATTTTAAACTGGAATTTGTAAAAAACGATGTGGAGAATATCTTGATTCGAGACAATATTGCAATCGAACAAACCATGTTTTCAATTAAAGGAACGCCAAAGGCAGGAGGGGAACCATTTATTTTTAACGGGCGAACGGTGGTAACATACATCCGCTATGACAAAAGCCCAACGGGATGGGCAACCATTAGGGAAATTATCCAGCCTGAAACGAAATGA
- a CDS encoding alpha/beta fold hydrolase gives MKKILKIFGAAWVIIGISFFLYMFSTFKARGFDKSILKNSPSIEVNISDEHISFVPKSITKSTIFFFPGALVDPFAYSPLCFELAKNGYKTIIVRMPWRMATKGYNLIKEQNLLTDKGNYTLIGHSQGGKMAGQFVYENPKAIKNLILLGTTHPRDIDLSDLNINVLKIYGSNDGVASPEKIKENKSRLPLNAAFFEINGGNHSQFGYYGHQMGDHAANITRDEQLNIIVSEILEFLKSHVTEQNQLSAL, from the coding sequence ATGAAAAAAATCCTTAAAATTTTTGGTGCAGCTTGGGTAATTATAGGAATATCTTTTTTTCTTTATATGTTTTCAACCTTTAAGGCTAGAGGTTTTGATAAGTCAATTTTAAAAAATAGCCCTAGCATAGAAGTAAATATTTCTGATGAACACATTTCCTTTGTTCCAAAATCTATAACGAAAAGCACAATATTTTTCTTTCCAGGAGCATTAGTTGACCCATTTGCATATTCTCCGTTATGTTTTGAACTGGCGAAAAATGGATATAAAACTATTATCGTTCGTATGCCTTGGCGAATGGCAACCAAAGGGTATAATTTAATAAAAGAGCAGAATTTATTAACCGATAAGGGTAATTATACTCTAATCGGACATTCTCAAGGCGGTAAAATGGCGGGGCAATTCGTGTATGAAAATCCAAAAGCTATAAAAAATCTTATACTACTTGGAACAACCCATCCAAGAGATATTGACCTTTCTGACTTGAATATTAATGTGCTAAAAATTTATGGTTCGAACGATGGTGTTGCTAGCCCTGAAAAAATTAAGGAAAACAAATCAAGATTGCCTTTGAATGCAGCGTTTTTTGAAATAAATGGAGGGAACCATTCACAATTCGGATACTATGGACATCAAATGGGTGATCATGCTGCCAACATTACGAGAGATGAACAACTAAATATTATTGTAAGTGAAATTTTGGAATTTTTAAAATCACATGTCACGGAACAAAACCAGCTGTCGGCATTATAA
- a CDS encoding S41 family peptidase, protein MAKPKIMISDIFLCGDLVVEIQFLSKNIQIVYRLKSIDHKNIKGLILHLRENTGGNCWPILTGLGPLIGDGICGYFVDNKENTRSFGKSTTGLSTGNAQFKLSDG, encoded by the coding sequence ATGGCAAAGCCTAAAATAATGATATCGGATATATTTCTATGTGGGGATTTAGTAGTGGAGATTCAATTTCTATCCAAAAATATACAGATAGTTTACAGATTAAAATCAATTGACCATAAAAACATTAAAGGTTTGATCCTGCATTTAAGAGAAAATACTGGAGGAAATTGCTGGCCAATATTGACTGGATTAGGTCCGCTAATAGGTGATGGTATCTGTGGCTATTTTGTTGACAATAAAGAAAATACGAGAAGTTTTGGAAAAAGCACTACCGGTTTGTCTACTGGTAATGCTCAATTCAAGTTAAGTGATGGTTAG
- a CDS encoding nuclear transport factor 2 family protein, which produces MKQIIILTTILCFLLSFCVQGQNKKDSLEIKQAALDYIESQHNVKAEQFERSAHPRMVKRTFWTNKITGKEYLRETFTDAMVLLAETYNQKGDKFPENPKKEVIILDIFDKTASVKLIADDWIDYMHIVKLNGKWQIVNVLWQFNNSKKH; this is translated from the coding sequence ATGAAGCAGATAATTATTCTCACGACAATACTATGTTTTCTTTTAAGCTTCTGTGTTCAAGGACAAAACAAAAAGGACTCTTTAGAAATAAAGCAAGCAGCACTTGACTACATTGAATCACAGCATAATGTAAAGGCTGAACAATTTGAACGTTCCGCCCATCCAAGAATGGTTAAAAGGACTTTTTGGACAAACAAAATAACAGGAAAGGAATATTTGAGGGAAACTTTTACTGATGCAATGGTACTGCTTGCGGAAACTTACAATCAAAAAGGAGATAAATTTCCAGAGAACCCAAAAAAGGAAGTCATCATTCTGGATATTTTTGATAAAACAGCTTCGGTGAAACTTATAGCGGATGATTGGATAGATTATATGCACATTGTAAAACTAAATGGCAAATGGCAAATTGTAAATGTGCTTTGGCAATTCAACAATTCTAAAAAACACTAG
- a CDS encoding helix-turn-helix domain-containing protein: protein MSNLLLIVSGIGAVQCILFVLLISIKKRRGLSDWILAVWFCIFFAHLLVGIFNEVDPTHITNIFIMSIGFLHGPMFLVYTKSVFEHRFPKIDLVHFAAFLGFTIIGFFISSTFETKWEIIVLLFKLISLSIYPIYILFYYKKEHQAFGKSASKFDRHGLSWIKVVAILFLLSLAISLIRLAIELLVGVAYFELWDLLRYVVLVTIIGFFGLKYGMVYKPEILPNSGREKYVYSPLKKSTVATISKNINDFFKESSIYLRSDFSLALLSERLGIPKHHLSQVINSEMSITFYELVNTKRVEYAMFRIREGGSLNISLEGLGYECGFNSKSAFFQNFKKITGKTPGQFKKEISTD from the coding sequence ATGTCAAATCTTTTGCTTATAGTTTCAGGAATCGGTGCCGTTCAATGCATCCTATTTGTCCTATTGATTTCAATCAAAAAAAGACGGGGGTTATCTGATTGGATTTTGGCTGTTTGGTTCTGTATCTTCTTTGCCCATTTGCTTGTAGGTATTTTTAACGAAGTAGATCCAACGCATATAACCAATATATTTATTATGAGCATTGGTTTCTTGCACGGGCCCATGTTTCTTGTATATACCAAATCCGTATTTGAACATCGTTTTCCTAAAATTGATTTAGTCCATTTTGCCGCTTTTTTAGGCTTTACGATTATAGGCTTTTTTATATCTAGTACATTTGAAACAAAGTGGGAAATAATTGTTCTCCTATTTAAATTGATTTCTTTAAGTATTTACCCTATCTATATCTTATTTTATTATAAAAAAGAACACCAAGCTTTTGGTAAAAGCGCATCTAAATTTGATCGGCATGGGCTGTCTTGGATAAAGGTTGTTGCCATTCTGTTTCTTCTAAGTTTAGCAATAAGTCTAATACGATTAGCTATTGAGCTTTTGGTAGGTGTTGCGTATTTTGAACTTTGGGATTTGTTGAGATATGTTGTTCTAGTGACAATCATTGGCTTTTTTGGTTTAAAATATGGAATGGTCTACAAGCCTGAAATATTACCCAATTCAGGCAGGGAAAAATACGTGTATAGCCCATTAAAGAAAAGTACGGTCGCTACAATCAGTAAAAATATAAATGACTTTTTCAAAGAGAGCAGCATTTATTTACGGTCAGATTTTTCATTGGCGCTATTATCAGAAAGATTGGGTATTCCCAAACATCATCTTTCTCAGGTCATCAACTCTGAAATGAGCATAACATTTTATGAGTTGGTAAATACCAAAAGAGTTGAATATGCAATGTTCAGGATACGCGAAGGGGGTAGTTTAAATATTTCTCTCGAAGGCCTTGGTTATGAATGCGGTTTCAATTCCAAATCAGCTTTCTTTCAAAATTTTAAAAAAATTACGGGCAAGACCCCGGGTCAATTCAAAAAAGAAATTAGTACGGATTAA
- a CDS encoding NAD-dependent epimerase/dehydratase family protein codes for MNKRTFIKTAGAATALAFVNPLRALTFEAPKENGKQVLILGGRGFIGPTIVNAFLASGYQVTLLNRGKTNTHLFKNLDVIICDREKENKQGLKAIEKKYKHMYWDIVVDTWQKSPKAVSDFLDEFKGRFGHYHYISTISVYDKWDKKFIEETEPLNPLPKFPETISEDYRYAIRKTLSEEAIRERISNYTIYRSHGMKDYRVTRPGDPNAEPFWPVRFYRGGEILLPDVPHHHIQITDVKSMTDFIVHCSKTKTFGSFNVAHHPMPFKDYISGLIHATQMPKKLHWVDGNFLIENGLLPYSIVPLWRTKPAGSYCFNVQKAVNAGLINRPVVEMVTDQINGYLKRNPKDDVRFGEIVNGEQMKYYSVGKEKEVIQKWLSKSS; via the coding sequence ATGAATAAAAGAACTTTTATTAAAACGGCAGGGGCCGCTACGGCGTTGGCTTTTGTGAACCCATTGAGAGCGTTGACCTTTGAAGCGCCCAAAGAAAACGGAAAACAAGTCTTGATTTTGGGAGGCAGGGGATTTATAGGGCCAACTATAGTCAATGCATTTTTGGCATCTGGATATCAGGTCACATTATTGAATAGGGGCAAGACCAATACGCATCTTTTCAAAAATCTTGATGTAATTATATGTGACCGGGAAAAAGAAAATAAACAGGGATTGAAGGCTATCGAAAAAAAATACAAACACATGTATTGGGATATAGTAGTCGACACTTGGCAAAAATCGCCAAAAGCAGTTTCAGATTTCCTTGATGAATTCAAGGGGCGTTTTGGACATTATCATTACATATCGACCATTTCCGTTTATGACAAATGGGATAAAAAATTCATTGAAGAAACAGAGCCATTAAATCCTCTTCCAAAATTCCCGGAGACCATTAGTGAGGATTACAGGTACGCCATAAGAAAAACACTTTCGGAAGAAGCCATTAGGGAGAGAATAAGCAACTACACCATCTATAGATCACATGGAATGAAGGACTACAGGGTTACAAGACCAGGTGATCCCAATGCCGAACCATTTTGGCCCGTACGCTTTTATCGTGGAGGAGAAATCTTATTGCCAGATGTACCTCATCACCATATTCAAATTACGGACGTAAAGAGTATGACAGATTTTATTGTTCATTGTTCAAAAACAAAAACTTTTGGGTCGTTCAACGTTGCCCACCATCCTATGCCTTTTAAGGACTACATATCCGGTCTCATACATGCTACGCAAATGCCAAAAAAATTGCACTGGGTTGACGGTAATTTTCTAATTGAAAATGGATTGTTGCCATATAGCATAGTTCCTCTTTGGAGAACCAAACCAGCAGGGTCCTATTGTTTTAATGTTCAAAAAGCAGTGAATGCTGGTTTGATCAATCGTCCAGTGGTCGAAATGGTTACGGACCAAATCAACGGATATTTAAAAAGGAATCCAAAAGATGATGTAAGGTTCGGTGAAATTGTAAATGGAGAACAAATGAAATACTATTCTGTAGGCAAAGAAAAGGAGGTAATACAGAAATGGCTTTCCAAATCCAGTTAA
- the dcm gene encoding DNA (cytosine-5-)-methyltransferase, translating to MQQLTVCELFAGVGGFRLGLENTEKFKVIWSNQWEPSTKKQHASLVYEARFGAKNHSNVNIEEVPTSKIPDHDMLVGGFPCQDYSVATTLKNSKGLIGKKGVLWWSIHRILSEKEKKPKYLLLENVDRLLKSPSNQRGRDFALMLKSLSNLGYAVEWRVINAADYGMPQRRRRVFFLGYHRSTLIYQKLQNSNTKNWLVKDGILPTAFPADTVSKTISDFGLEGDLVSLSNLFNKDGGLSPFLNSGVCIDDMVSTIKTAACYDGDRKVIADIMENGTADPELYISEEELPKWEYLKGAKKEMRKTKSGFKYNYSEGSMIFPDALNQPSRTIITGEGGKSPSRFKHVVATKKGLRRLSPIELERLNMFPDDHTKLEGISDAKRAFFMGNALVVGVVDKIGDALVKKIKKLEK from the coding sequence ATGCAACAACTTACCGTTTGTGAACTTTTTGCAGGTGTTGGCGGGTTTCGATTAGGATTGGAAAACACGGAGAAATTCAAGGTTATCTGGAGCAACCAATGGGAGCCTTCCACAAAAAAACAACATGCTTCCTTAGTCTATGAAGCCCGTTTTGGTGCCAAGAACCATTCCAATGTAAATATCGAAGAGGTTCCAACATCAAAAATTCCCGATCACGATATGTTGGTGGGCGGATTCCCCTGTCAGGATTATTCCGTAGCCACCACACTTAAGAATTCAAAAGGATTGATCGGCAAAAAAGGGGTGCTCTGGTGGTCCATTCATCGTATTCTTTCAGAAAAAGAAAAAAAACCAAAGTACCTTCTGCTTGAAAATGTAGATCGGTTGTTGAAATCACCCTCCAACCAAAGGGGCCGTGATTTTGCCTTGATGCTGAAAAGTCTTTCTAATTTGGGCTATGCCGTTGAATGGCGGGTTATCAATGCTGCGGACTATGGTATGCCGCAACGCAGAAGAAGAGTGTTCTTTTTGGGGTACCACAGGTCAACTTTAATTTATCAAAAGCTTCAAAATTCCAATACTAAGAATTGGTTGGTAAAAGACGGTATTCTTCCTACTGCTTTTCCAGCTGATACCGTTTCTAAAACTATTTCTGATTTTGGATTGGAAGGTGACCTGGTATCATTGTCTAATTTATTTAACAAAGATGGAGGACTTTCTCCTTTTTTAAATTCAGGGGTTTGTATAGATGATATGGTCTCAACTATTAAAACTGCCGCATGTTATGATGGCGATAGAAAAGTTATCGCTGATATCATGGAAAATGGCACTGCCGATCCCGAACTTTATATTTCGGAAGAAGAGCTTCCCAAATGGGAATATTTAAAGGGTGCGAAAAAAGAGATGCGGAAAACCAAATCTGGTTTTAAGTACAACTACAGCGAGGGCAGTATGATATTTCCTGATGCATTAAATCAACCATCACGTACAATTATTACGGGTGAAGGTGGCAAATCCCCTTCACGGTTCAAACACGTGGTTGCAACAAAAAAAGGGCTTAGAAGGTTATCCCCAATAGAGTTGGAACGGTTGAACATGTTTCCCGATGACCATACAAAATTGGAAGGTATTTCCGATGCAAAAAGAGCGTTCTTTATGGGAAATGCGCTTGTTGTTGGGGTGGTAGACAAAATTGGTGATGCCTTGGTCAAAAAAATAAAAAAGCTTGAAAAGTAG
- a CDS encoding GNAT family N-acetyltransferase, producing MKVCSKTFNELSNTELYDIMRLRSEVFVVEQNCIYQDLDDKDQKALHVFGKKDEKVVAYTRIFKPGDYFDNVSIGRVVVAKEERKYGYGKLIMEASLEEINKRFSSVIIELSAQTYLVKFYTDLGFVPFGEEYLEDGIPHIRMKRN from the coding sequence ATGAAAGTATGTAGCAAAACATTCAATGAACTTTCCAACACAGAACTCTACGATATCATGCGTTTACGGAGCGAAGTTTTTGTTGTAGAACAGAACTGTATCTATCAGGACTTGGATGATAAGGACCAAAAAGCGTTGCATGTCTTTGGTAAAAAAGATGAAAAGGTAGTTGCGTATACCCGGATTTTTAAACCAGGGGATTATTTTGACAACGTAAGCATAGGAAGGGTCGTAGTAGCCAAAGAAGAGAGGAAATATGGCTATGGCAAACTGATTATGGAAGCCTCTTTAGAAGAAATAAACAAAAGATTTTCCAGTGTAATCATCGAGCTATCGGCACAGACCTATCTTGTAAAGTTTTATACTGATTTGGGTTTCGTTCCTTTCGGGGAAGAATATTTGGAAGATGGTATTCCCCACATCAGAATGAAGAGAAATTAG
- a CDS encoding cation diffusion facilitator family transporter produces the protein MGHHHHHHGHSHSHKDLKGRNLLISIFLNIAITIAQVIGGIISGSLALLSDALHNFSDVLSLIISYIATRLGKKKASSFKTFGYKRAEIMAAFINAATLMVVAIFLMVEAVERLVEPKEIVSDLVIWLSLLGIVANGLSVLLLKKDAKGNMNMKSAYLHLLTDMMASVAVLIGGILMKFYQVFWIDAVLTMAIGIYLIYMGFDLLKESTKVLMLFTPKSIVVKDIVSSICTIESVKNVHHVHIWQLNEDEIHLEAHIDFKNDIRLSEFDEILEEIEEHVYHKHGINHVNIQPEFDKCDSKNVIVQD, from the coding sequence ATGGGACATCACCATCATCACCATGGTCATTCACATTCCCATAAGGATTTAAAAGGGAGAAACCTACTCATCTCCATTTTTCTCAACATTGCAATTACGATAGCTCAAGTAATAGGGGGAATCATTTCAGGGAGTCTTGCACTATTATCAGATGCGTTACATAACTTCAGCGATGTCCTTTCATTGATTATCAGTTATATCGCTACCCGTTTGGGAAAAAAGAAAGCGTCGTCCTTTAAAACTTTTGGATATAAAAGGGCGGAGATAATGGCTGCCTTTATCAATGCGGCAACCTTGATGGTGGTGGCTATATTTTTGATGGTTGAAGCAGTTGAACGACTCGTTGAACCAAAGGAAATTGTTTCAGATCTAGTGATTTGGTTATCCCTATTGGGTATTGTTGCCAATGGTTTAAGTGTTCTGTTGCTAAAAAAAGATGCTAAGGGAAATATGAACATGAAGTCAGCATATTTACATTTATTGACAGATATGATGGCTTCCGTAGCTGTACTCATCGGAGGAATTTTAATGAAGTTTTACCAGGTTTTTTGGATTGATGCGGTCCTGACCATGGCTATTGGCATTTATCTTATTTATATGGGGTTCGATTTATTGAAAGAATCCACTAAAGTATTGATGTTGTTCACACCAAAATCAATTGTGGTGAAAGATATTGTAAGCTCCATTTGTACTATTGAGTCTGTTAAAAATGTACATCACGTTCATATTTGGCAATTGAATGAGGACGAAATACATTTAGAGGCGCACATAGACTTTAAGAATGACATTAGGTTGTCCGAATTCGATGAAATCTTGGAAGAAATAGAAGAACACGTTTACCATAAACATGGAATAAATCACGTGAACATTCAGCCAGAATTTGATAAATGTGATTCTAAAAATGTTATTGTTCAGGATTAA
- the rpiB gene encoding ribose 5-phosphate isomerase B: MKIAIGNDHAGTEYKLAIIGLLKSKGIEIINYGTDGTESVDYPDFVHPVATDVEEGNADMGIVVCGSGNGASMTINKHQNIRGALCWTKEITALAREHNDANILSLPARFIALPQALDMVETFLNTKFEGGRHERRIEKIPCR, encoded by the coding sequence ATGAAAATAGCTATAGGTAACGACCATGCAGGAACTGAATATAAACTGGCAATAATAGGGTTGTTAAAGTCGAAAGGAATTGAGATCATCAATTATGGTACGGACGGTACGGAAAGTGTAGATTATCCAGATTTTGTACATCCTGTGGCAACAGATGTTGAAGAAGGAAATGCAGATATGGGGATTGTAGTATGCGGGAGTGGAAATGGAGCGAGTATGACCATCAACAAACATCAAAACATACGAGGAGCACTATGTTGGACTAAAGAGATAACTGCTTTGGCGCGAGAACATAACGATGCCAATATTTTAAGTCTTCCAGCACGTTTTATAGCTCTTCCACAAGCATTGGATATGGTCGAAACTTTTTTAAATACCAAGTTTGAAGGAGGAAGGCATGAAAGGAGAATTGAAAAGATTCCCTGTAGATAA
- the rnr gene encoding ribonuclease R, with protein MSKKKKRTRSQRKNEITKGIFTVLEKEPSKTFNYKQISAKLGITDTHDRNELIKRLGQLKANDRILEEEKGKFRKKPSLHTYLTGTVDLTTSGNAYIIIDDMDDDVFVPYNRLNKALHGDTVEIFLKPKRKGKKAEGEISKVIERKKTSYVGIVDKQKTFAFVRPSDPRMYTDIFVPVEKLKEAEDGDKVLVDLGEWPDNADSPYGEVTQILGKPGEHNTEIHSILAEYGLPYEFPYEVEQFANTLDTSIKESEIAKRRDMRDVLTFTIDPKDAKDFDDALSFQKLENGNYEIGIHIADVSHYLQPNTILEDEAYERATSVYLVDRVVPMLPEVLSNNACSLRPNEEKYTFSAIFEMDSNANLINQWFGRTVINSNERFAYEEAQHIIESGKRMIPDNISIRNSGYNVSDEIVEATLTFNKLAKIMRKQRMDDGAISFDKIEVRFNLSENNEPEGVYFKEAKDANKLIEEFMLLANKKVAEFIGKQKKTFVYRIHDEPDEEKLMALNGVISRFGHSIDLKDKKSLNNSLNQLLKDVKGKKEQNLVDTLTIRSMSKAIYTTENIGHYGLGFEYYTHFTSPIRRYPDVMVHRLLQYYLDGGKPPKEMVYEEKCKHSSSMEILAASAERDSIKYMQIKFMQNHKDSEFLGVISGVTEWGIYVEIVENKCEGMVRISDIKDDYYTFDEKQYAIIGERTNRMYQLGDEVYVMVKNTDLVKRHLDFSLIGKKSNTILE; from the coding sequence ATGTCAAAGAAAAAGAAGAGGACCAGAAGTCAGCGAAAGAATGAGATAACAAAAGGCATTTTTACAGTACTTGAAAAAGAACCTTCAAAAACCTTCAATTATAAACAGATAAGTGCAAAGCTTGGTATTACAGATACGCATGATCGTAATGAACTTATTAAGCGTTTGGGTCAGTTAAAGGCAAACGACAGAATTTTAGAAGAAGAAAAAGGAAAGTTTAGGAAGAAACCTTCACTCCACACCTATTTAACGGGAACCGTTGATTTGACCACTAGCGGAAATGCCTACATTATAATCGATGATATGGATGATGACGTTTTCGTTCCCTATAATCGATTGAACAAAGCATTGCATGGCGATACTGTGGAGATTTTTCTTAAACCAAAACGAAAGGGAAAAAAAGCAGAGGGAGAAATATCAAAAGTAATTGAGCGAAAGAAAACCTCCTATGTTGGAATTGTCGACAAACAAAAGACGTTTGCTTTTGTAAGGCCGTCCGACCCACGAATGTATACTGATATTTTTGTACCCGTGGAAAAGCTAAAAGAAGCTGAAGATGGGGACAAGGTGTTGGTAGATTTGGGAGAATGGCCAGATAATGCCGATTCGCCTTACGGAGAGGTCACACAAATTCTAGGGAAGCCAGGAGAGCACAATACGGAGATACACTCCATTTTAGCGGAATACGGACTGCCCTATGAATTTCCTTATGAAGTAGAGCAATTTGCCAATACGTTGGATACTTCGATTAAGGAATCAGAAATTGCAAAAAGAAGGGATATGCGGGATGTGCTCACATTTACCATAGACCCAAAGGATGCCAAAGATTTTGATGATGCACTTTCTTTTCAAAAACTGGAAAATGGGAATTATGAAATAGGAATCCATATTGCGGATGTATCGCATTATTTACAACCGAACACAATTTTGGAAGATGAAGCATACGAGAGGGCTACTTCTGTATATCTTGTTGACAGAGTGGTACCTATGTTGCCCGAAGTGTTATCCAATAATGCCTGCTCACTTCGGCCGAATGAGGAGAAATATACATTTTCTGCCATTTTTGAAATGGACTCCAATGCAAATCTTATAAATCAATGGTTTGGGAGAACGGTGATCAATTCCAATGAACGCTTTGCCTATGAAGAAGCACAGCACATTATTGAATCGGGGAAAAGGATGATTCCAGATAATATCTCTATTAGAAATTCCGGTTATAACGTCTCTGACGAAATTGTGGAAGCAACATTGACTTTTAATAAGTTGGCCAAAATCATGCGAAAACAACGCATGGACGATGGTGCTATTTCTTTTGATAAAATTGAGGTAAGATTTAATTTATCTGAGAACAATGAACCAGAAGGTGTTTATTTCAAAGAAGCAAAAGATGCCAATAAATTGATCGAGGAATTTATGCTCTTGGCAAATAAGAAAGTTGCAGAATTTATAGGCAAGCAAAAGAAAACCTTTGTCTACCGTATTCATGATGAGCCAGACGAAGAGAAACTAATGGCACTGAACGGGGTAATTTCAAGATTTGGTCATAGTATAGACCTAAAAGATAAAAAGAGCTTGAACAACTCTTTAAATCAATTATTGAAAGATGTAAAAGGAAAGAAAGAACAAAACCTTGTAGATACCCTTACCATTAGAAGTATGAGTAAAGCCATCTATACAACGGAAAATATCGGTCACTACGGACTAGGTTTTGAATACTATACACATTTTACATCTCCTATTAGGAGGTATCCGGATGTTATGGTCCATAGGTTGCTGCAGTATTATTTAGATGGGGGTAAACCACCAAAAGAAATGGTTTACGAAGAAAAATGTAAACATTCATCCAGCATGGAAATTTTGGCTGCAAGTGCGGAACGGGATTCTATAAAATATATGCAGATTAAATTTATGCAAAACCATAAGGATTCTGAATTTTTGGGTGTCATATCTGGAGTCACGGAATGGGGCATCTATGTAGAAATAGTCGAAAACAAATGTGAGGGTATGGTGCGGATTAGCGATATAAAAGATGATTATTACACTTTTGATGAAAAACAATATGCTATCATAGGAGAACGGACCAATCGCATGTATCAATTGGGTGATGAAGTTTATGTGATGGTAAAAAATACAGATTTAGTGAAGCGTCATTTGGATTTTTCGTTGATTGGTAAGAAAAGTAATACTATTTTGGAATAA
- a CDS encoding head GIN domain-containing protein translates to MKVVVKILLVFLSFQGLHSQNEKITQELKNFTEVKGFDGLSINLIKSDANRAVITGANTKKVAIVNNAGVLKLRMEIDKIFSGYRTFIDLYHTDEIKIIDVNEDARISSEDPVIQDILELKAQEGGELVINCQTEQLLIKAVTGGKITTIGFSDNQDVIINTGGVYNGKGYKTKFTTISVNAGGNASVYATEYVQANVKAGGEVLVYGNPEKMDEKTVFGGKIKRMD, encoded by the coding sequence ATGAAAGTAGTAGTGAAAATTTTATTGGTATTTCTTTCATTTCAAGGGTTGCATTCACAAAATGAAAAGATTACCCAAGAGCTTAAAAATTTTACCGAAGTAAAAGGTTTTGACGGACTTTCCATAAACTTGATCAAATCAGATGCAAATAGAGCCGTGATCACTGGAGCAAATACCAAAAAAGTAGCCATTGTCAATAACGCGGGCGTATTGAAATTACGTATGGAAATCGATAAGATTTTTAGTGGATATAGAACATTTATAGATCTGTACCATACAGATGAAATTAAAATTATTGATGTAAACGAAGATGCCAGAATATCTTCGGAAGATCCCGTCATACAGGATATCTTGGAACTTAAAGCGCAGGAAGGTGGAGAATTGGTCATTAATTGTCAAACTGAACAACTATTGATAAAAGCGGTAACAGGAGGAAAAATCACAACTATTGGATTTTCCGATAACCAAGACGTAATTATTAATACGGGAGGGGTTTATAACGGAAAAGGATATAAAACAAAATTTACGACAATATCAGTAAATGCAGGTGGAAATGCTTCTGTTTATGCCACGGAATATGTACAGGCCAATGTAAAGGCGGGCGGAGAAGTTTTGGTTTATGGAAATCCAGAGAAAATGGACGAGAAAACTGTTTTTGGAGGTAAAATCAAACGCATGGATTAA